GAAAACTAAGTCTTAATAGTAaaaagggaaagggggggggacagaaGTTATCTAAGACGCCCAGGATGACATCACATCCAGACGATGGCTGCTAGCGGCTCCTGGATGTCCCTCTTTGCTTTAGCAGAGACAAGGGGAGGGAAGCGACCTCTGTGACCCGAGTTGAGTCTGTCTTGGTCCAATGAATGAAAAAGGGTTTGTGTTTAAAGGAGATGGACTGGGTGACAAAATCAGCTCTTCTATTAGCATATGTGATGTAATACTAAAATatgattttattctttttgactcACAATCGACTGGTGTCTGGAAATTTAAGCTCCCAGTAATTTAgtcacccggaaatttaggaaCCGGGAAAtcgggcactttttgacaaggcggaaaattaggcactcttcaaTAGAGACTTAATTTAGaagaaaattgattttttagcGCATTTTATTCCGAAAAGACCAACTGTAATATTGGTATTATAATCAGGACAATGTCTGTCTTTGACAAAACAGAGACTAAGCATACTGAAGTAAGCAACAGAACTATCAGGTTACATCAATGGTAATTAGATTACTGAtggtaattaaataaaaaaaaatatcgattaataaaaaaagcttttgctaTGATGAAAGAGCTATATTATAGTGAGCTTTTAGCCTAAGTCTTTCGCCCCAATCACTTTGTGCATATGCATTTCCCTGTTAGCAAGCACTGATAGTCACGTCAAAGCATATCTTCATTGGCCTACAGCGAGAAGAGTACCTGTTTGATTCCGCAACGCATCTGGCCCCTGTTACAGTAAGATTCACACCTGGAAGTCATCATTCTCTGGTCAATCTGTTGTTCACGCATCCAGCTCTACGCCCCCACCCCtcaccctgcccgctcccgcaGTTTCACCCCACCCCCTGACTCCCTCCCAGCCCGCTTCCGCAgtttcatccatttcttgaaccTGTCAGTCAGCTTCAGTGACCTTGGTTACCTAGTCACATTCCTTGTACCTCgtatatttctattaaataataaatatttataaataaaattcttttctATAAAAACCTAAGTTATTTATTGCGTGTATCCACCGGCACATACTAGATACTATGCAACAAGTCTCATAACACACAACATTACACTAGACTAGTCCACTAGATTTAggcttagatctatttaaattcaacattcaattcagctttattgaaaaatgtttcaAGTTGTCAGCACCTTAAATCTtcatcaaaacatttaaaatataatttcatagatctatacaataattCCATCATATGTAGtcctaaatctatttaaattcaattttgataacataaaaaaatgtatacctaGATTTACGCTTTATCATGTTATTGTTGTCATTTTAATTTGAGAATAATATtactctcccccctccccaattCCCTATGTATtcctattatttctatttgttttgtttcttcctCTCTGGGTTCCAGTCTAGTCTTGCAATGTTGTCTGCTGTTCTTCCCATTGTGTGCCCAATGCATCCCCATGTGCATCATTTGATTAATTAGTTTagttgtgctgtctggttgttTAGGCAACTCTAGCTCCTTGGTCACAGACTGAGATGTACAGATCAAACCCACCCAGTAGTGCTACCATCTGCCTACAGACTGTGATATAAATTCTAGTTAGCAGAAAGGCCCAGACCTGACTTGGAGCCGGAGTCAGGGCCTCCTGACCTGCTAACACTTTACTTTtcatttctaaaaatagatgGTTTTAAAAGATCTTTATTTAGACTACTAAACATTATTCATTATCatagtttataatattttttcagatatatatatatatatatatatggagagagagcataaaggaatggtcacggattgcagatgtcatacacaacagaagcagaaagaagggtaaaaatgcaacggcgcctggtgattatatatacccaacctgcgatcgcagcagtgtatcaaggattggcctctttagtcacacaagaagttgcgaAGGTAAAAGATCGTCTCTCCAGATGTAAAATGCcgcagaatatatatatatatatatatatgtttacagGATTTGATTTGGTGATCCCTCTTCAGAAACATcaggtatgttatttaaatttatgcattgTATtggaataatttgtttttaaaacaaagctggACATTAAATTCAATTGTGATTGATTTCAACCCACTGATACAAGGTGCATGCTTGCAAGTATAgcagccaaaaaaaaactaaataaacaataaccatacttttagacttagatcctccccctCTGTTTGGTGCATTgagtggcaagctgtctccaaaaAGATCTGTCTGAAGTCTGTTCACCCatatttatagaaatataaaaagattCTGACTTctagaaaagataaaaaaatggaaaggcTAACTAAACTTTGACAATGTAatggaaaaaaatcaatgttgaaCCATCCTAATAGTTTGTGATGAGAAATGTCATCAGCCACCTTGGCAGCAGTACCAAAAAAACTGCCAAGCCAAATGTTAGGCACTGTCATTTTTGTCTAGTAAATGATGTTTCACAGCAATACAGTGCAGCCCTTCATCAGAACAATGTTGCTTGAGTACTGAAACTTAAATAAGTTTAGAAACCTTTGAAAGCATCTTGTCAAATTACAACCAATACCTTCTGAAGAACTTTATAAAATGGTACTCAAAACAGCTTAGTTTTCTCTTTTAGTGAGTGCTGACAAAACATTAATGAGGAAGTGGACTCAAGATAAGGATACCATCATTATAATACATTTAACTTATGCATtacactttttatattttaaattttgcattttaaaatgtaatttttgctgcaatattttatcaacttttttttttttagatcaaaggAATGTACATGCTGCTGATATAGAAAAAGTTTCTGACTGCTTACAGATCAGTGTTCTTAGTTCTGCTATTGATTTACTATtgcataataaataaacatgtaaTGATCAATCACATTTTTATACCAAGTTCATCTAATGATTTACACAGCATATTATCAGCATTCACAGTTCATCTAATGATCTACATATGAAGCAGCACCATGCAGAGCTAACATCACCTACTGAAGAGAGTTTCCATCATGCTTTAGCAACaatccaaaaacaaaatgaaaaagtgGTTTCTTTGTTTGGGACAAGTCCTGAAAGGCCTTCAGAATCTGGGAGCACACTATTGTTAACAAGCAGTGTGTCatatgaccagcacaatgaccaacagcctttacttttcgaaCCAAAGTCAGGTAACTATGAAACTATCTAAAGCACATAGGAGTCTAATGACACATTTTTActaaactttaaattaaatgGATCTTAAATGTCTAGTGAAACATTGTAATCAAACTATGATTTTTTAATATAGTCTAGTAAAacgttatgattaaactttgtttagtgCATAAATGTCTAGTGAAAAATTCTgataaaactttgtttagttCATATGAGTGTAGTGAAAAATTGTGACCCAACTTTGTAATATGCATAAAAGTCTAGTGAAACATTTTGATCAAACTTTGTAAAGTTCATAGATGTCTGGTGAAACAATCTGATCAAATCTTTTTAGCGCATAAAAATCTAGTAAAACATTCTTATCACCTATGCTTATCTTATAgaagtctaaaaaaaagttcccttttcagtcCTTGTAATCTATAGGAAAGTTGATATTAAGGTTataaatctgtttttgtggcctacagttaacaagcAGTTTGTCATGTCTCCTTATTAAAGGTTCTGGATTTGTTAGTGGTTTGCAGCTTGTTCATATTTCCTTTTTGAACTCATTAGTATTTCTGAActtctttttaatttcttagaCAGCTCATTAGGAGTATGGAACCCTTTCCTATGACAACTTTTTAGGAGTGTTATGGTATCattgatatgtgtgtgtgtgttttatgattAGGGTTAGTTATGCAAtgagaatgatgcaagataagccgCCTTGTCATTAGTGTTCTTGACTCCAGAATGCCTATttgaaagtacatttttttagtgagttagattttctttggaatacaattttttcattattactaAGTTTATTACATTTAGGCTTTCCCCCAGGATAGATTACAgttattcatttcatttaaacttGATTTTCTTTATAATGTAATTCAagttctgttttgtttgttgtaaaatgttttacatgtttcggatgttccttcagagttgaagataattacttcctagtcctaacctcccgcaggacgacaggggatgggagcgggcagggtttgaaccctggaccatcgataaatctgaacgacagtccagcgcgcaaaccacatgaccaggcagccatccagttcTATTTAGTATTAATCATAAAAAATCAATAAGTAATTTCAAGTTAAGATGTAATATACCTTTAGTAGTTTAATTgtgtaccagcagtttggtgcttcaGGTCAACAACCATACACTACAAGGAGTTGTCAACTGGTTGATACTTACTTTGAGAACTCATTAGGAGTTTGCAACTTGTTAACATTTTCTTAGCTCATCAGGAGTTTGCATCTTGTTCATATTTtcatagatcagtgtttcccaaactgtgttctgtaGAACCCTATTTAACTAGTAACCACAACATAAATTtatctctgtaaaaaaaaaatgtttcgctAATGACTcaaaatgtgtgaagtgttccattaagaaaaataatgcCTTAGAGAACTAACTAAGAGTTTGCAACTTGTTCATATTTCATAATATATAGCTCATTAGGAGTTTGcaacttgtttatattttattatacaacTTATAAGGAGTTTGAAATTCATTCATAATTCCTTGACAACTAGAGTCTGCAACATGTTCATGTTTACTTAGACAGCTCATTAGGAGTTAAGAACCTATTCATGTTTCCTTAGAGAACTTATTAGGTGTATGGAACTTGTTCATATCTCCTTGACAGTTCATTAAGATTCTGcaatttgttcatttttcattTGACAGCCCAATAGGAGTTCAGAACTTGTTCATATTTCCTTTCTTGAAGGTCACCAATACATTTCTGTAAATAATGTTGAATAATGTctatattcaaatttttttgaaatactaaatttgatttaaatGGCTTTGGTTAGATTAAAATCATGTCTGAAACTTTGTCACAAGTTTAGAGATTGTCTATTCTTACTCttaattttacctttttattaacttgcgtatttttgtttttatttcttactcataatttttacctttttattaaCTTGTGTATTTTTGCTCTTTTTTTAGGACACTGTTCAAAGATATTTTAAGATGTTGGCCTCACATCTTGACACTTGTTAGAGTGTAAAGATTTGACTtaacaaatgttaaaataaaaagagcacATTGTGGAGAGTTGACCgtcattaaaaaatgtacatgtacttattctgtttaaaaaaatgtccctctaacaaataaaaaaaaataaagtaaatatattACTCTTCTTTTTTGTAAGGTTTAGCTGATTTGCTTCACtttcttaccttttttttttacacttataaTAAACTTAGGAAATCAGTATTTGCTCAGGCTATGAGCAAACTACAAACAATACCAACTGAAATATACAGAAACTAGTTGACACAACATAACCTGTGGTAAAAAAAATGGGTTAGCtgatttaactagaaaaaaagcagaaaaattAGAGACCACTCTATTTGAAAAGTACAACAATCCAAAGTTATGTACTTAAAATCCaaccaaagaaatgaaaaaaaaggcaaacatAATGGGGGGGGGTCACTTTATCACATTGTCAATGTTTGGGACTGTGATAgaagttagaaaaaaattaataaaatttgtactaattaaaaatatatataaaaaaagttttttttaaacattgtgtttattttttagatggCCACCATCTCCATAGAGACCCAAAAGACTAGACTAGACATGCCTAAAGCCTATCTTCTTAactataaagttatataaaaaaatttaaatttcacaGTACATCCCCCTTATGTAAAATAGGCATATTGAtcattttcttataaaattgatttaattttagCTCTTTAAAGGAATTCTGctaaaaattatcttaattgatttattaaacTTAGAGGATTTGAATTTTGCTGATGATATTTagcttctatttcatttttaaaaatgtcagtcTAAAATTGGGCTAGCAGGCTACTAAACCAGATTATGATAATAAAATGCCTAGTAGACAATCTATTACTTTGGATGGATGTCTGTTACAGTCTGTCAACAACCTGAGTTGtattatgaatgaaaaaatgcTGATGTCAAAGCAATGGTTAGTAATGCAAGAGTCTCCTCTATACAGCTCAAGAAAATTCAGACCTCAAAAGGCATATCTttgagaatttaatttatatttttcaaaactgaTAGGTTTTGCACTATGAAAGTATGAATTTGATATCTAGCTAAGAACAACTAGTAACACCTGTAATGTAACCAAGATAAATGGTACACACTGACTTGCTGGTCATCAAAATGTAGAATGGTCTGTGTTATTGTGTCCCGGACCTACACTTAGCatgtaacaaatataaatagtacACACTGACTTGAGtccaattttaataataataatatactgtaaCTTCAAGCATTCAGTTACAAATCACTGGTTGAATGAGAAAATGCTGGATATCCTTCATAgctgttacacaaacataatccACATATAGAAATACAGTTACAAATGCATCAAAGTGATATCAAATAATAATTCCTTTAGAATAAGTATATCTCTGGTCAGTTGAGCATTATCCAAAAGTTACATTAAATGTTTGTTCTAAACAATGTTTTCAATTTATAATTAAGATTTAATGTtggtatatgtttaaaaaaaagaaagtcttttgtttggtatttaatTCATGTCTGAATTCATATCAATATAATGAATTTTAATGGTAAAAAGATCAGTGGCTgttattcatctcatttctttctCCAGGATTGTCAGACTTCTGCTAGATGTTGATCTTTTCATCACAACACCAATAACTTCTTCTTGGAGTCAAGTAACAGTGTATATCACctgaaaaagctatttaaattcCCTTAAAGATCACAAATTAATGCTGATGACATAAAGCACATTTATCCACGAAATCTTATGAACACATAATATTATGTTGTACAACTAAATAGtggtgtctggaaatttaggcagtGTGTATGTAGTGTATatgcttatttattatttatctgtTTCTTAAACATAGGCTTATGTTCCCCGTGCTACCCAAACTATAATTCGGAGTGTGAAACATAACAGATTAACAGGTGCTATATTATGTTTCGTTTAACAAAGATTTTCTTACACTCTACatattcctcccccccccccgagaggTGGGCCAGGGGTAGTGGTAAGTATTATAATCACGGACTGAGAAGACCTAACGGCGAGCGAGAAAGGGGTTACGTCGTCACTAGATCTGTGTCAGCTCAATACAATTTTTTCTCTTCGTGGTGTAGTCTTAATCATAAAcagataaaaattaaagttttaagaTACTGTTAATCTTCTATAATAAAATGCTTATTTCTTATAGTAATACGTTTCCCGTACTAGATCTTTATAATTTAATGTCATTGCTCTATATAGTATAGATCACTTACTCACAATGCATACttttgttgaaaagaaaaataattaaacatatcGTGTAGATATAGATGCGTGTTTCATTATGTTcgtgtatatttttgttttattttatcaatatttcgctttgcttggtgacttaatagataaaatataaatctaattgttaatatatattttgttgctgataatttcttaaatagaaaaaaagaagaaataacaagTTGTTCATCAAAtgattattaacattttatttagaccttcatttgagtaaataaaaaaaacatagttgAACGCATAAGAACAAAACACTCTCTTTAAAACATGTTATTTGAAGTTCAATATAGATAAAGGAGATtaatatgcttaaaaacaacatggtgggcggaatagatctagttatctggGCGTCTGAACTTCTAAATCTtgtatatctagttctagatctagagcagggCTGAGCAAATAACGACCCCCCTGGCCACAAGTGGCCCGCTGGAGTGTTTTATGTTCTAATATTACTGTAAGAACTGGTCGATGCTGACTGACAGTAATTTAACAGCAGTCGCAAGGATTACAACTAGTAAtatatctaaaacatttttaatcttttaattttcacaatgaaatcattttctttttactccagcgcaagaacaccatccaaTCCAATCACTCgttcagcctttttttttttttatacatttgcgTCATTCGCGATTTCACTAGTTGGTCACGTGACAGGGCCCTATCGGTTATACAAATGGGTCAAAtgaaattttctttaattgtgattaatttaatttagcCATAGAAAGAAATAATGAT
The Biomphalaria glabrata unplaced genomic scaffold, xgBioGlab47.1 scaffold_25, whole genome shotgun sequence genome window above contains:
- the LOC129924101 gene encoding uncharacterized protein LOC129924101, which translates into the protein MSYTTEAERRVKMQRRLVIIYTQPAIAAVYQGLASLVTQEVAKVKDRLSRCKMPQNIYIYIYMFTGFDLVIPLQKHQHIISIHSSSNDLHMKQHHAELTSPTEESFHHALATIQKQNEKVVSLFGTSPERPSESGSTLLLTSSVSYDQHNDQQPLLFEPKSGLSDFC